A portion of the Paenibacillus sp. PvR098 genome contains these proteins:
- a CDS encoding extracellular solute-binding protein, which translates to MKKKAGILAVLTLCGTVLAACGSSSQETPAPAAGSTGQDTPAAAVEKQLVIAGNGATVEQMMKDEVFKKFNEKYPDVKLTYVAGVATEIVAKVKAQKAAPQIDVTVIEAGEQEAGRVEGLWEPITEKEIPSISKVSPVLKVNENSGVAVNFTPMGISYNAALVHSKGLPVPQSWNDLARPEMKGNLTLSEISSNFGRSALIMLSYANGGSEKDMEPGFKQLETIAGYMPTFAKNAAQLQQNLQNQTAAYTAWTMARSLVQKDAGLELEFVIPKEGSNLVPTVASVVKGAKSPNAAKLFVEFLLSDEVQASYATKLYYNPATDVKLPEDISKKLNVDMSKAVKFDYTVLSSESPKWLDRFNKEIAPKVGK; encoded by the coding sequence ATGAAGAAAAAAGCGGGGATTTTAGCAGTTTTGACTTTATGCGGAACGGTACTGGCAGCATGTGGTTCATCTTCACAGGAAACACCGGCTCCTGCAGCGGGCTCGACAGGACAAGATACGCCTGCAGCAGCGGTGGAGAAGCAGCTTGTCATCGCTGGTAATGGCGCAACCGTTGAACAAATGATGAAAGATGAAGTGTTCAAGAAGTTCAATGAAAAGTATCCTGATGTAAAATTAACTTACGTAGCCGGCGTAGCAACGGAAATTGTTGCTAAGGTCAAAGCTCAAAAGGCTGCTCCTCAGATCGACGTTACTGTAATCGAAGCAGGCGAGCAGGAAGCAGGCCGCGTGGAAGGCTTGTGGGAGCCTATTACAGAGAAAGAAATCCCTTCGATTTCTAAAGTATCCCCTGTGCTTAAGGTCAATGAGAACAGCGGTGTAGCCGTCAACTTTACACCAATGGGTATCTCCTACAACGCCGCACTTGTGCATTCCAAAGGCTTGCCGGTACCGCAATCCTGGAACGATCTGGCTAGACCGGAAATGAAGGGCAACCTTACGCTGAGTGAAATTTCCAGCAACTTCGGCCGTTCTGCGCTGATCATGCTTTCTTATGCTAACGGCGGTTCGGAGAAGGATATGGAGCCAGGTTTTAAGCAATTGGAAACGATTGCAGGGTATATGCCGACATTCGCCAAAAATGCAGCGCAATTGCAGCAAAACCTGCAAAATCAAACAGCGGCTTATACCGCATGGACGATGGCTCGCAGCTTAGTGCAGAAAGACGCAGGACTTGAGCTTGAATTCGTTATTCCAAAGGAAGGTTCCAACCTGGTGCCTACTGTAGCTTCTGTAGTCAAAGGCGCGAAAAGCCCGAATGCAGCTAAGCTGTTCGTTGAATTCTTGCTGTCCGACGAAGTGCAAGCCTCTTATGCCACAAAGCTCTATTATAACCCGGCTACGGATGTAAAACTTCCGGAAGACATTTCCAAAAAGCTGAACGTGGACATGAGTAAAGCGGTTAAATTCGATTACACCGTTCTCAGCAGCGAATCGCCAAAATGGCTAGACCGTTTCAACAAAGAAATCGCACCCAAAGTAGGAAAATAG
- a CDS encoding M14 family metallopeptidase: MTFPYVVGRGDTLFRIAARYGLNLTELVAANTGADPRRLRIGQTIVIPPSREWSVVDTAKPYHYKDMMEDLDQLQQTYPFLSVESIGRSVLGKSIPAIRIGMGPKEVHYNGSFHANEWITSLLLMKFVEDYAAAYMNGKPLRTRDVKKLYEQTSLWIVPMVNPDGVELVLEGLTRENPNYELLIQWNSGSLDFTGWKANIRGVDLNDQFPAGWEVERERRGVPGPGPRDFTGTEPLSEPEALAMEQFTRSRDFQLVAALHTQGKELYWNYRDLEPPESEVVACRLAKVSGYTAVKLQGSDAGYKDWFIQEFRRPGFTVEAGIGVNPLPLAQFRQIYHDVVPLMLEGLTSVQVKLS; the protein is encoded by the coding sequence TTGACATTCCCTTATGTGGTGGGACGCGGAGATACGTTATTCCGGATTGCCGCGAGGTATGGCTTGAATCTGACGGAGCTGGTCGCGGCTAACACGGGCGCAGACCCGCGTCGTCTTCGTATCGGACAAACCATTGTTATTCCTCCTAGCAGGGAATGGAGTGTTGTGGATACTGCCAAACCCTATCATTATAAGGACATGATGGAGGATTTGGATCAGCTGCAGCAGACTTATCCGTTCCTGAGTGTCGAATCGATCGGCAGGAGCGTGCTCGGAAAGAGCATTCCGGCCATCCGTATCGGTATGGGCCCTAAGGAAGTGCACTACAACGGTTCATTCCATGCGAATGAATGGATCACAAGCTTGCTCCTGATGAAGTTCGTTGAGGATTATGCTGCCGCTTATATGAACGGCAAGCCGCTTAGGACACGCGACGTAAAGAAGCTCTACGAACAAACGTCGCTATGGATCGTTCCGATGGTCAATCCGGACGGGGTGGAGCTCGTACTGGAGGGCCTTACGAGAGAGAATCCAAATTATGAACTGTTGATCCAATGGAACAGCGGATCGTTGGACTTTACAGGGTGGAAGGCCAACATTCGCGGAGTTGATCTTAATGACCAGTTCCCGGCGGGCTGGGAAGTTGAACGCGAGCGGCGGGGGGTACCTGGACCTGGACCGCGGGATTTTACGGGTACCGAGCCTCTCTCTGAACCGGAAGCGCTGGCCATGGAGCAATTCACACGAAGCCGAGATTTTCAGCTGGTAGCAGCGTTACATACGCAGGGAAAAGAATTATACTGGAATTACCGTGACCTGGAGCCCCCGGAATCGGAAGTAGTGGCGTGCCGGTTGGCCAAGGTTAGCGGTTATACTGCGGTTAAGCTGCAGGGCAGCGATGCGGGATACAAGGATTGGTTTATTCAAGAATTTCGGCGTCCAGGCTTTACCGTGGAGGCGGGGATCGGCGTCAACCCGCTGCCGCTTGCCCAATTTAGGCAAATCTATCATGACGTTGTTCCTCTGATGCTAGAGGGGTTGACGTCGGTTCAAGTCAAGCTGTCATGA
- a CDS encoding class I SAM-dependent RNA methyltransferase, which yields MSLDSIEIIATSPMGLEAVVAREVRDLGYEQITVENGRVTFVGDYLAICRANLWLRTADRVLVKMGQFEARTFDELFEGVKALPWPDWIPEDGEFPVEGRSHKSQLSSVPACQGIVKKAVVESMKQRYGTEWYRETEGRYVIEVSLLNDIATLTLDTTGPGLHKRGYRKLITEAPLKETMAAALVLLSRWQAERPLYDPFCGSGTIPIEAAMIGWNLAPGLRRSFNSEEWPLVPQELWDEAREEAYDLVRDDIPLQIAGSDIDPGAIEVALAAAKAAGLAKELTLQVLPVAKAVPRGDYGCIVTNPPYGERLGDQSEAERAIRQFGHMYEQLPTWSAFILSPNKQFEHYMGRKTDKKRKLFNGRIECNLYQYFAPGGLFGWRKSNEPKSPEA from the coding sequence ATGTCTTTAGATTCCATTGAAATCATCGCCACCTCCCCCATGGGGCTCGAGGCCGTCGTTGCCAGAGAGGTCCGTGATCTCGGCTATGAACAGATCACGGTAGAGAACGGACGCGTCACGTTCGTTGGCGACTACTTGGCCATATGCCGCGCCAACCTGTGGCTTCGCACGGCAGACCGCGTGCTCGTCAAGATGGGACAATTCGAAGCCCGTACCTTCGACGAACTGTTCGAAGGTGTCAAGGCGCTGCCTTGGCCGGATTGGATTCCCGAGGACGGGGAATTCCCCGTGGAAGGACGTTCGCATAAGTCGCAGCTGTCCAGCGTACCGGCATGTCAAGGCATCGTTAAGAAAGCCGTCGTAGAAAGCATGAAGCAGCGTTACGGCACAGAATGGTATCGTGAGACAGAAGGCCGCTACGTCATCGAAGTGTCGCTTCTGAACGACATCGCCACATTGACGCTGGACACGACAGGTCCCGGACTTCATAAGCGCGGCTACCGCAAGCTCATCACCGAAGCCCCGCTGAAAGAAACCATGGCCGCGGCCTTGGTGCTGCTTAGCCGTTGGCAGGCGGAACGCCCGCTATACGATCCGTTCTGCGGATCGGGCACGATTCCGATCGAAGCCGCAATGATCGGCTGGAATTTGGCCCCCGGCCTCAGGCGCAGCTTCAACTCCGAAGAATGGCCGCTCGTGCCACAGGAATTGTGGGACGAGGCCCGCGAGGAAGCCTATGATCTTGTACGGGATGACATCCCTCTCCAGATTGCAGGCTCTGATATCGATCCGGGAGCGATTGAAGTCGCGTTGGCTGCGGCGAAGGCTGCCGGGCTGGCGAAGGAGCTGACGCTTCAGGTGCTTCCGGTAGCCAAGGCCGTTCCGCGGGGAGACTACGGATGTATCGTCACCAACCCGCCTTACGGCGAGCGTCTGGGCGACCAGAGCGAAGCAGAACGGGCTATACGCCAATTCGGTCATATGTACGAGCAGCTGCCCACATGGTCGGCCTTCATACTGAGCCCGAACAAACAGTTTGAGCATTACATGGGGCGCAAAACCGACAAGAAACGCAAGCTCTTCAACGGCCGTATTGAGTGCAACCTTTACCAATATTTTGCCCCAGGAGGCTTATTCGGCTGGCGTAAAAGCAATGAACCGAAAAGCCCCGAGGCATAA
- the racE gene encoding glutamate racemase, translating to MQQAIAILDSGVGGLTVAKEVMRQLPQEKIIYFGDTARTPYGPRPAEEVLDFTHQIVDYLLQFDPKMIVIACNTATAVALEEIRSRLSIPVVGVVHPGARAAIKTSRSQKVGVIGTEGTIKSHAYEIALRQISPQIQVVSQACPSFVPLVEQGLFNTDETRQVVEETLSELRQKPLDCLILGCTHYPFLSDIISSVMGPEVTLISSADETAREISTILYHKGMLVTSGTIPVHQFSCSGDPVLFKKIAQSWLNEQIKVTPVVWQVPNII from the coding sequence GTGCAGCAAGCGATAGCCATATTGGATTCAGGGGTTGGGGGATTGACCGTGGCCAAGGAGGTCATGCGTCAGCTACCGCAAGAAAAAATCATCTATTTCGGGGATACGGCACGTACGCCATACGGTCCGCGGCCGGCGGAAGAAGTCTTGGATTTTACCCATCAAATCGTTGATTATTTGCTTCAATTCGATCCGAAAATGATTGTCATAGCGTGCAATACGGCAACGGCGGTAGCTCTTGAAGAAATTCGCAGCAGACTATCCATCCCTGTCGTCGGAGTGGTCCATCCGGGCGCCCGTGCAGCGATCAAGACAAGCAGGAGCCAGAAAGTCGGAGTGATTGGAACCGAAGGAACCATCAAGAGCCATGCTTACGAGATCGCTCTGCGCCAAATATCTCCGCAAATTCAAGTGGTCAGCCAAGCTTGTCCTTCGTTCGTACCGCTGGTGGAGCAGGGCTTGTTCAATACCGATGAGACCCGGCAGGTTGTAGAAGAAACATTATCCGAGCTGCGGCAGAAGCCACTGGATTGCTTAATCCTCGGTTGTACCCATTATCCGTTTCTTTCCGATATCATTTCTTCTGTCATGGGACCGGAGGTTACACTCATCAGCTCGGCAGACGAAACGGCCAGAGAAATCAGTACAATCCTGTATCATAAGGGGATGCTGGTGACTTCAGGTACGATCCCGGTGCATCAATTCTCTTGTAGTGGAGATCCGGTTTTGTTCAAGAAGATCGCACAGTCGTGGTTGAACGAGCAAATTAAAGTAACACCTGTGGTTTGGCAGGTTCCGAATATTATTTAG
- the ytvI gene encoding sporulation integral membrane protein YtvI, which yields MITFYRKYYKTIFDIALLILTVYLFMYIFSFLYRIATPIFFAFLIYMIIEPPARWLHRRGIKKSIASGISTILFILVILGAITGLGAIFTTQILNLKDKFPEYTAVMEREIIERSVALQDYLGPLPTQDLIEQAQEYSTAITSKITQFVTGFLTGTFTALTSFSTFVVNFAIGIILAYFLSIEIESWKRTAEEKTPNTFKKAFHFLRENVLKGIVTYIKAQAKLITLTFIVVFISLLLLGVKNAFSIALLSAVFDVLPLLGVSTLFIPWIIYLFIVGQTTLAIWLSVLLAVVITTRQILEPKITGDSLGVSAFTMLTFVIISLSLFGVAGLILSPILIILIKALYEQGYLKKWIRMPAEEYEQDPDAIR from the coding sequence ATGATTACTTTTTACCGCAAATATTACAAAACTATCTTCGACATTGCTCTCCTGATTTTGACGGTGTACTTGTTTATGTACATTTTCAGTTTCTTGTATCGGATTGCAACGCCGATCTTCTTTGCGTTCCTCATTTACATGATCATCGAACCGCCGGCGAGATGGCTGCACCGCAGAGGAATCAAAAAATCGATTGCCTCAGGCATTTCGACCATCTTGTTTATTTTGGTCATACTCGGTGCGATAACCGGATTGGGCGCTATTTTTACAACTCAGATTTTAAATCTCAAAGACAAGTTTCCCGAATATACAGCCGTCATGGAAAGAGAAATCATTGAGCGCTCCGTAGCGCTTCAGGACTATTTGGGACCGCTCCCTACGCAGGATCTGATAGAACAGGCCCAAGAATATTCAACGGCCATTACGAGTAAAATAACCCAATTTGTTACCGGCTTTCTCACGGGCACATTTACGGCATTAACCTCTTTCTCAACCTTTGTGGTTAATTTTGCGATCGGGATCATTTTGGCTTATTTCTTAAGCATCGAAATAGAATCATGGAAGCGTACAGCGGAAGAGAAAACCCCCAATACGTTTAAAAAGGCATTCCATTTTTTACGAGAAAACGTACTGAAAGGCATTGTTACCTACATCAAGGCCCAGGCCAAGCTGATCACGCTGACGTTTATCGTCGTTTTCATTTCGCTGCTCTTGTTGGGGGTAAAGAACGCTTTTTCCATAGCGCTTCTCTCCGCCGTATTTGATGTGCTTCCACTACTCGGCGTATCTACCCTGTTCATCCCATGGATCATCTATTTGTTCATCGTCGGACAAACGACGCTCGCGATCTGGCTTTCGGTTCTACTTGCTGTAGTCATTACCACCAGACAAATCCTTGAACCCAAGATCACCGGCGATTCGCTCGGCGTATCGGCCTTCACCATGCTGACGTTTGTCATCATTTCCTTATCGCTCTTTGGGGTCGCAGGTCTGATTTTATCGCCGATTTTGATCATTCTGATTAAAGCCCTATATGAACAAGGCTATTTGAAAAAATGGATCCGTATGCCCGCCGAGGAATACGAACAGGATCCAGATGCCATCCGTTAG
- a CDS encoding DUF1450 domain-containing protein, with the protein MANDIRICDKCKHMRMKTALPKLQKLVPDAEIKVGCKSYCGPCSRFAFIFINGRYVTGKTEDEAIEKASKYVK; encoded by the coding sequence ATGGCCAACGATATACGGATCTGTGATAAATGTAAGCATATGAGAATGAAAACGGCTTTACCGAAGCTCCAGAAGCTGGTGCCTGATGCAGAAATCAAGGTGGGGTGTAAATCCTACTGCGGACCTTGCTCACGGTTTGCCTTCATCTTCATTAACGGCCGGTACGTTACCGGCAAAACTGAGGACGAAGCGATTGAAAAGGCAAGTAAATATGTGAAGTAA
- a CDS encoding iron-sulfur cluster assembly accessory protein gives MNCKISRNAAKVLLAEIEKEENKELKLRIYVTHSHGDHAHYGMGMDTPTENDVVVSTDKGIDVILQKDDPFLDGIRIDYFYTPEEGFSVTNPAKGNHGDH, from the coding sequence ATGAATTGCAAAATTTCGCGTAATGCTGCCAAGGTGCTATTGGCCGAAATAGAGAAAGAAGAAAACAAAGAATTGAAGCTTCGCATATACGTGACGCACTCGCATGGGGACCATGCACATTACGGTATGGGAATGGACACGCCTACGGAAAACGATGTTGTCGTCTCGACGGACAAGGGCATCGATGTTATCCTTCAGAAGGACGATCCGTTTCTGGACGGTATTCGGATCGATTACTTCTATACGCCTGAGGAAGGCTTTTCGGTGACCAATCCTGCCAAAGGCAATCACGGTGATCATTGA
- a CDS encoding IclR family transcriptional regulator, producing the protein MENLLSSVKNSCKLLKMFLNSPKELGVSELSRKLDLSKGAVHKMLMTLESEGFIKQNPLNKQYSLGYTLLELGNKVLKNHNLVDFSKPYLQRLSEKTKELVCLCVIDGRDAIYVDKIDAQYPIRFNAEEYRRFPLYATSAARSMLAFRDEDFINEVLSDDLKRFTPYTITDSQMMKKRLEEIRKNGYELSSNLRNVGATGIAAPIFDADGKVPASVSVIGPSDRMMPYQEQWIQELLHITREISHELGYREER; encoded by the coding sequence ATGGAAAATCTTTTATCTTCTGTTAAAAACAGCTGTAAGCTTCTAAAAATGTTTCTGAATTCGCCAAAGGAACTTGGCGTCAGTGAATTAAGTCGAAAGCTCGATCTTTCCAAGGGAGCTGTACATAAGATGCTGATGACACTCGAAAGTGAGGGCTTCATCAAGCAAAACCCTTTAAACAAGCAGTATTCATTAGGATATACTTTGCTCGAGCTTGGTAACAAAGTATTGAAGAATCATAATTTGGTAGATTTTTCTAAGCCGTACTTACAAAGGCTTTCAGAAAAGACGAAGGAGCTCGTTTGCCTGTGCGTGATCGACGGAAGGGATGCCATTTATGTCGACAAAATCGATGCGCAATATCCGATCCGATTCAACGCGGAAGAATACAGAAGGTTCCCTCTATATGCGACTTCCGCAGCCAGATCGATGCTCGCTTTTCGCGACGAGGACTTTATTAATGAGGTGCTTTCTGACGATTTAAAGAGGTTCACCCCTTATACCATTACCGATTCGCAGATGATGAAGAAGCGACTCGAAGAAATTCGGAAGAACGGCTACGAGCTCAGCTCCAACCTGCGTAACGTAGGTGCGACAGGAATTGCAGCTCCCATTTTCGATGCAGATGGCAAAGTCCCGGCCTCCGTCAGTGTCATTGGACCATCCGACCGCATGATGCCTTATCAAGAGCAGTGGATTCAGGAGCTGCTGCACATTACCCGGGAAATCTCTCATGAGCTCGGATATCGGGAAGAAAGGTAA
- a CDS encoding ABC transporter ATP-binding protein, with protein sequence MSKIIELELIGIQKKFGSNVVVENFNLKVEQGECVSFLGPSGCGKTTTLNMIAGFLEPDQGELIIKGKKVNGVPSNKRELGMVFQTYSLFPHMNVFENVAYGLKLRKTPKSEIQDRVQKILELVKLPHVSDRYPKQLSGGQRQRIAIARALVTEPSLLLLDEPLSNLDAKLREELREELKRLQQEIGVTTVFVTHDQEEAMYLSNRIVVLDHGKVEQIGSPWDIYNLPASEFVHTFIGKSNRFVGTVVSASETEGIVLRTNDGLQLRAAFKGQTFKSGEAVSIYVRPEKITFTSTTGAQANDRNEAQGRIGQLSFLGSYAESEVQLGSTVINVRMPSDSQDRIWTAGETVNLQWKPEDVFVFPGKGNGANG encoded by the coding sequence GTGTCGAAAATAATTGAATTAGAATTAATTGGCATTCAAAAAAAATTCGGTTCTAATGTTGTTGTTGAGAACTTTAATCTTAAGGTCGAGCAAGGAGAATGCGTCTCCTTCCTCGGTCCTTCGGGATGCGGAAAAACAACAACGCTCAACATGATAGCCGGCTTTCTCGAACCAGACCAAGGAGAGCTCATCATTAAAGGAAAGAAAGTGAACGGGGTTCCTTCTAATAAAAGAGAGCTGGGCATGGTGTTTCAAACGTATTCATTATTCCCTCATATGAACGTATTTGAGAATGTGGCTTACGGCCTCAAGCTGCGCAAAACGCCGAAGTCGGAAATTCAGGATCGCGTCCAAAAAATTTTGGAGCTTGTAAAGCTGCCGCATGTGTCGGATCGCTATCCTAAGCAGCTATCGGGCGGTCAGCGCCAGCGGATTGCCATCGCCAGAGCGCTCGTGACCGAGCCTTCCTTGCTGCTGCTTGATGAACCACTCAGTAACCTGGACGCGAAGCTTCGCGAAGAGCTTCGCGAAGAGCTGAAGCGGCTTCAGCAAGAAATTGGCGTGACCACGGTTTTCGTAACGCACGATCAGGAAGAGGCCATGTACCTATCGAACCGAATTGTCGTTCTAGACCACGGTAAAGTGGAGCAAATTGGTTCGCCTTGGGATATTTACAATTTGCCTGCTTCAGAATTCGTTCACACCTTCATTGGTAAGTCCAACCGATTTGTCGGCACTGTTGTGTCCGCTTCAGAGACAGAAGGCATTGTTCTGCGCACGAATGACGGGCTTCAGCTCCGTGCGGCATTCAAGGGTCAAACGTTTAAGTCCGGGGAAGCCGTATCGATCTATGTGCGTCCGGAGAAAATCACGTTCACTTCAACAACCGGTGCTCAAGCAAATGATCGCAATGAAGCGCAGGGACGCATCGGTCAGCTTTCGTTCCTTGGATCCTATGCGGAAAGCGAAGTTCAGCTTGGAAGCACTGTGATCAATGTGCGGATGCCTTCGGACAGCCAGGACCGTATTTGGACCGCAGGCGAAACAGTGAACTTACAGTGGAAGCCGGAGGATGTGTTCGTATTCCCGGGAAAGGGGAATGGGGCTAATGGGT
- the aspA gene encoding aspartate ammonia-lyase, whose protein sequence is MTQVRVEKDFLGSKEVPSQAYYGIQTLRAVENFPITGYKIHTELIRAMGMVKKAAAAANMEVKQLNPGIGQAIVQAAQEIVDGQWHDQFIVDPIQGGAGTSLNMNANEVIANRAIELLGGTKGDYFSVSPNTHVNMAQSTNDAFPTAIHISTLSSIQKLLGTMRELYAVFAEKARAFDSIIKMGRTHLQDGVPIRLGQEFEAYARVLLRDIERISHSQRHLYEVNMGATAVGTGLNADPRYIVRVVELLAEESGLPLIRAEHLVDATQNTDAYTEVSSALKVCMINMSKVANDLRLMASGPRAGLSEIMLPPRQPGSSIMPGKVNPVMCEVVNQVAFQVIGNDHTISLASEAGQLELNVMEPVLVFNLLQSLSMMDQVFQVFNKYCLQGIEANVDRCKEYVEKSVGVITALNPHLGYETVARIAREAILTGRSVRELCLLYDVLREDELNLILDPYEMTNPGIAGASLLADKTE, encoded by the coding sequence TTGACACAGGTGCGAGTAGAAAAAGATTTTCTGGGCTCCAAGGAGGTTCCGTCTCAGGCTTACTATGGCATTCAGACGCTGCGGGCAGTGGAGAATTTTCCGATTACCGGTTACAAAATCCATACTGAATTGATTCGTGCGATGGGAATGGTCAAGAAAGCGGCCGCTGCCGCCAATATGGAAGTCAAACAGTTGAATCCGGGCATCGGCCAGGCCATCGTTCAGGCTGCACAGGAAATAGTAGACGGACAGTGGCACGATCAGTTTATCGTTGACCCGATTCAGGGAGGGGCAGGCACCTCCCTGAACATGAATGCGAACGAAGTGATTGCCAATCGGGCAATCGAGCTTCTTGGCGGAACCAAAGGCGATTATTTTTCGGTGAGCCCGAATACGCACGTCAATATGGCTCAATCGACTAACGACGCGTTCCCGACGGCCATCCATATTTCAACCCTCTCGTCGATTCAAAAGCTGCTTGGGACGATGCGCGAGCTGTACGCCGTCTTTGCTGAGAAAGCCCGGGCTTTCGATAGTATTATCAAAATGGGACGGACGCACCTGCAGGATGGGGTCCCAATTCGGCTAGGCCAAGAGTTCGAAGCTTATGCACGGGTGCTCCTTAGGGACATCGAACGCATCAGTCATTCGCAGCGGCATCTCTACGAAGTTAACATGGGGGCTACTGCTGTAGGAACCGGACTTAATGCAGATCCTAGATATATCGTGAGGGTGGTTGAGCTTCTGGCGGAAGAAAGCGGCCTTCCGTTAATCAGGGCTGAGCATCTGGTTGATGCTACGCAGAACACGGATGCTTACACGGAAGTGTCTTCTGCTTTGAAAGTGTGCATGATCAACATGTCCAAAGTCGCGAACGATTTGAGACTGATGGCTTCCGGACCGCGTGCCGGCCTTAGTGAAATTATGCTGCCTCCCCGTCAACCGGGTTCATCCATCATGCCGGGGAAGGTCAATCCGGTCATGTGCGAGGTTGTAAATCAGGTTGCGTTCCAGGTAATCGGCAATGATCATACTATTTCTCTTGCTTCGGAAGCGGGGCAGCTTGAGCTGAACGTAATGGAGCCGGTTCTCGTGTTTAATCTGCTGCAATCGCTTAGTATGATGGATCAGGTGTTTCAGGTATTTAATAAGTACTGTCTGCAGGGCATCGAAGCCAATGTTGACCGCTGCAAAGAGTATGTCGAGAAGAGCGTGGGAGTGATCACCGCATTGAATCCCCATCTCGGCTACGAGACGGTCGCTCGTATTGCCCGTGAAGCTATACTGACCGGACGCTCAGTAAGAGAATTATGTTTACTATACGATGTGCTCAGGGAAGATGAACTGAATCTGATTCTCGACCCTTACGAAATGACTAATCCCGGCATCGCAGGAGCCTCTTTATTGGCAGACAAGACGGAGTAG
- a CDS encoding O-methyltransferase, producing MTAPLTPEQYPEQYLEALFETDEPLERVKVGIRANNMPEISIAPGYGRLLTMLVRISGARQVLEIGALGGYSGICLARGLPQDGKLVSLELKQDYADLAHKHLREAGFEGKVEYRVGEALDSLKALDAEGRRFDLFFIDADKGNYPNYLEWAIKLGHPGAIILGDNLLMRGKAMNPGEKGNAVTKMRQFTEAVARDPRLEGVLLPAYDGLAIARVREYS from the coding sequence ATGACAGCACCATTAACGCCAGAACAGTATCCAGAACAGTATTTGGAAGCCCTTTTTGAGACAGATGAGCCATTAGAGCGGGTTAAAGTAGGCATTCGGGCCAACAACATGCCTGAAATCTCGATTGCCCCCGGTTATGGAAGGTTATTGACCATGTTGGTTCGTATTTCGGGGGCCCGGCAAGTGCTTGAAATCGGGGCGCTCGGAGGATACAGCGGCATTTGTCTGGCCCGTGGTTTGCCGCAAGACGGCAAGCTCGTATCGCTCGAGTTGAAGCAGGACTATGCCGACCTGGCGCATAAGCATCTTCGCGAGGCTGGGTTTGAAGGGAAGGTGGAGTACCGGGTTGGTGAAGCGCTGGACAGCCTGAAGGCACTCGATGCGGAAGGACGGAGGTTCGATCTGTTTTTCATTGACGCAGATAAAGGGAATTACCCGAATTACTTGGAGTGGGCGATCAAGCTGGGCCATCCCGGCGCTATTATTCTCGGGGACAACCTGCTCATGCGTGGGAAAGCAATGAATCCTGGAGAAAAAGGGAACGCGGTTACGAAGATGAGGCAATTTACTGAAGCTGTGGCGCGGGACCCAAGGCTCGAAGGCGTGCTGCTGCCCGCTTATGATGGTTTAGCGATAGCACGAGTCAGGGAATACTCATAA